One genomic region from Magallana gigas chromosome 3, xbMagGiga1.1, whole genome shotgun sequence encodes:
- the LOC136274108 gene encoding uncharacterized protein: MGSKLTDLDDLAPSDDFTLNAFLLELNDDLTDEDLEKLKFLCSGKYGIGKRALEMIKKPIDLFNILREKGKLNEMNIITLQALLWTLPRKDLQKKYVEFAESLGSSVHFVLPRDTPENGYKYLKFHIKGVDLETYQRPELEKLRSMIASLLRVPPEFVIVSGIEPSNSLLITIMVLEDDALRMSNLPPASLTVLSEMFVNSVMVNEKMILISGDAKQTNVIFQTNGRMEEEARKALCRQNQAERELEKAYDKISKLQSELASAQSSQESNFRLSYLIVFLIQCCHDVYDKVIKLNKSLEASALHPVDKLQKLCVLTVFRHRLRRVRELGYDEEIIYDLLDAQANVFQWHKHEMKDIEIARLKTEIAYIAWEKDKLAFYHGLGVQDKVMSQRDEFCLTALVQNIPISIQHNITINTQAVQIECVQYAFRRLAKDVTVSELKILNEMIKSQGMKVSSVYNYLIDTLNKQKEGVELVSFVNDVLAIPLKRPDLVEKLYRYVLEFPTSSEKPQPSGSTKKSGRRKGRPTAVARRGKPTSGFKTGTGLSLANEPQPDPLQEILKRLNKIENSLERRASNPYNKYDNNSTLEMMGQLFPPSFKNGQYNLLNPLEEKKIC, encoded by the exons ATGGGGTCCAAACTGACTGACCTCGATGATTTGGCGCCTTCTGATGACTTCACCCTCAATGCCTTCCTCCTCGAATTAAACGACGATCTCACTGACGAGGATCTGGAAAAATTAAAGTTTCTCTGCTCAG GAAAATATGGCATTGGCAAGAGAGCATTGGAAATGATAAAGAAACCTATAGATTTGTTTAACATCCTCCGTGAAAAAGGGAAATTGAACGAGATGAACATCATAACTCTCCAAGCGTTGTTATGGACTTTGCCTCGTAAAGATCTTCAAAAGAAATATGTGGAATTCGCTGAATCTCTCGGATCAAGTGTTCATTTTGTACTTCCAAGAGATACACCAG AGAATGGATATAAGTACTTGAAGTTTCACATAAAGGGAGTTGATCTTGAAACATACCAAAGACCCGAACTGGAAAAACTTCGATCGATGATAGCGTCACTTCTTCGTGTTCCACCAGAATTTGTGATTGTGTCTGGTATAGAGCCATCCAACAGTCTCCTTATAACAATCATGGTTTTAGAGGATGATGCCCTAAGGATGTCAAACTTGCCACCAGCATCACTGACCGTTCTTTCTGAAATGTTCGTCAATAGCGTCATGGTTAACGaaaagatgattttaatttcag gtGATGCAAAGCAAACCaatgtcatttttcaaacaaatggtAGAATGGAGGAAGAAGCGAGAAAGGCTCTTTGTAGACAAAATCAAGCAGAGAGGGAGCTCGAGAAAgcatatgataaaatatctaAACTACAGTCTGAGCTTGCATCTGCACAATCGAGCCAAGAATCAAATTTCCGTTTATCTTATCTTATTGTATTTTTGATACAATGCTGTCATGATGTATATGACAAGGTCATAAAATTGAACAAATCTTTGGAAGCTAGCGCATTACATCCAGTCGATAAACTTCAAAAGCTGTGTGTTCTAACAGTTTTTCGACATCGTCTTCGAAGAGTCCGAGAACTTGGATACGATGAGGaaattatttatgatttgttAGACGCACAGGCTAACGTTTTTCAGTGGCACAAGCATGAAATGAAAGACATTGAAATTGCACGTTTGAAGACAGAAATTGCATACATTGCTTGGGAGAAAGATAAACTTGCATTTTATCATGGGCTTGGTGTGCAAGATAAAGTAATGTCACAAAGGGACGAATTCTGCTTAACAGCACTGGTTCAGAATATTCCAATTAGTATACAACATAATATAACTATCAACACCCAAGCAGTCCAAATAG AGTGTGTACAGTACGCCTTTCGTCGGCTCGCAAAAGATGTGACAGTATCTGAACTCAAGATTTTAAACGAGATGATCAAAAGTCAGGGAATGAAAGTTAGCTCGGTATATAATTACCTTATCGAtactttaaataaacaaaaggaaGGAGTTGAACTAG TATCATTTGTCAATGACGTGTTGGCCATTCCTTTGAAAAGACCGGATTTAGTGGAGAAGCTATACAGATACGTATTGGAATTTCCCACCTCCAGTGAAAAGCCACAGCCAAGTGGTTCTACCAAAAAGTCTGGAAGGCGTAAGGGTCGACCTACCGCAGTCGCTCGTCGTGGAAAGCCAACGTCTGGCTTCAAAACAGGGACAGGGCTGTCATTAGCAAATGAACCACAGCCAGATCCACTCCAAGAGATATTAAAAAgactaaataaaattgaaaatagtctCGAGCGTCGAGCGTCAAACCCATATAATAAATATGACAATAATTCTACGCTGGAAATGATGGGTCAATTATTTCCCCCATCCTTTAAGAATGGTCAATATAACCTTTTGAATCCTTTAGAGGAGAAAAAAATTTGCTAG